The window ATAAACCGACTTGTATATTTGACAGATGTAAAGATATATGAAATGGAGATATATTCATAATTATccacttcttttttttttgccaaAGAAGATAAATTCGTATTTGACAGAAAAATGATCATGTGAGAGGCACATGATGTGGGTCAACGTTAATCTTAACGTCAAGATAACGACAAAGACCAATTCGGGAAGATTTTGAAAACTTGAAAGACTAATTAAACAGTCAAAAATGAAGAGGGACTGAAATGGGAATAGCGGTAAACAATAAGGACGAAAATGAGTATTATCTCATAATTAGAATAGTCTCACTTTATTTAGAGAATTAATAAGGATGTGATTTGATTATTAACtaacaaataaaattaattcgAGCGCACAAACACTGGAAAATCAATGAGAGAAATTTTCTAATGGTATGATTTCACTTGGTCTTaagtatatttaattattattgacATCTATAGTAATAAGTTCAACCTATTTACTAACCCATAATTTTCCATTCTTTATACTTCATTTCCCAAGTGATAAGTAGAAATTAATCGTCTAATATTAATTccaataaatttattaaaaatcaaatatcaaataatTTTAACAGCCCAATAATTCTTTCAATTATATCAATGGAGTTATATGCCTTCTGAACCCTATAAACACAAAAGATGTATTTTCCTATGGTCATGTTCAAAATCCTCTCCCCCGAATGATATATTTCAAATAAATATCACAATTCAATTAGTGATCAAGTAATTGAATGCAATTAATTCAAGAAAATACAAATAAACCAAGAAGTAAATTGAATATATAAAACGATTCAAAAACATAGTTTCGACCAAGCTACGTCGGCCCctagataattaaaataattaatgacGCAATAACCAAAATTATAGATCTTGTTTCTCAACATCAACGAATCAAATAGAAAACTAACaggaaaaaaggaaaaatatccAATCCGAATTTGCGACTCCATCCCTGGAAGATGCGCTATTCGCCTTCGTTCTTCTTGTTTCTCCCTCTCTGTTTTGTGTGATTTGTGgctctcatcttcttcttctttttttttatgtgaGACTAGGGCTTCGTCTTTTTATATCCGAGAAAAACCCGCCAAATTCGAGAATTCTGGTTCTGCACGTCTGCGTCGCGCGCAGGTCAGGATGGAGAATGTCCAGTTGCACGCGTCTTTATGTTATGTGCGTGCATCTTCTCCAGGCCGTGCGGCCGCGTAACAAAGGCGTGCTGGTGCGCTACTTCATGGTGGGACAGCTGTGCGCTTGTGACTGTCATGCAACTTCATTCTTATAGCCTGGACTTTGTTTCCATGAATTGGCTCATCGTTTTCATTCCATTTCACTCCTTTTCGATTGCAAGTTATGTATTACGGCTTGATTCCTGCGAACGACATAACTACTATGCTCAACAAATAGCCTAATCCATGttaaatcatataataatttaagtGCAAAAATCGCATTTATCATGAAGCTTAACATTGTGGGAAAGAAGTGCAAGGAGTTGGAAACCGCAGGCTGAACAAAAAGAAACAATTTGCAGAACAAGGAGAGACATTCAACACAACTCAACGATAGTTTCAAACACTCCAAATTCTCTCTAGTCAAATTTCTAGCAAGCTTTCACAATTTCTTAGTTTTTCTGCTATTTTGTCTAGTTTGTCGTTCAAATTTCCagtaactctttttttttttgttcatttTTTATTCTTTGTGATTGTGGTAAGCCAATGATCATGTTAAGAATTTTATATTTTCTAGCTTCGTTTTTCATTCAAACCCTTTGTTTTAGTCTCATATTTTCTTAAAAGATTAAAACTAACAATCAAATTAGATATTTGACATATTTTTAACAATTTTCATTTAAATAGGTACTTTTAACACGTGGCACACCCGCATCATCAAAAATATCGTGCAAACATCGTACTACCATTGGAAATGTAACCTAATCgagttaaatattttataaaattttaaatctcatACTTTGAttcaattcaaaattttaataattttttgttcAAACTCGAGTTCAGCTTGAAATATTCAAACATATTCACGAGCTATTAAGAAATGAAAGTTTGAAATATATcgatataatatataattatattatatttaataaaatattaaaattgatgAACAGCTCGCAAAATATCttaaaaataatttgagatCGAGTTCGAAAAAAGTTCGAACATGATCGAATCCCGCTCGAATTCGAACACAagtcaaatatttttcaagatgACTCGAAAAACAAGGGAACAAAAAGGTAGAACAAAAAAGATGCAATTGCAACTGCGATAGATCCTTACAAAACTTCGTCTAGTCCAAAAGAAATACAAAGCATTAAACTTTTGTCCTTTTCCAAGAACATGgatatttagagaagtcgattAAATAATCTCGATGAAATAGATAGATACAGTTACTCGTCCATATCTTTACTTTCTGCCTCGGCCTCGGTTGCCACGGCCACGGCCTCGTCCAAAGCCACCACCTTTTCCACGCAGTGCCTTGTTCACATCGTGTTTTATTTGCATGTTCTCTGGTAAGGGAAGTATGCGATCAACACACTTTCTGAAGCTGAAATCGTCAACAGATTCATCGTCCCTGATGAGGAAGAAGCAGCGACTTTTAAACTGTGGATGAAATCGAACTTGAAGACCATTAATACCACATCCTATCTTTCTCTCTGCCTCCATATGACCTTTTTTGAGCAATTCCAACACCATGATGTGCTCATACTGAAAGAAAACCAAGCCAAATTCATGACGACCATAACATCATGGAAACTGCCATACAAACTTGAAATGAAGGGTCATCAAAAATTATCAAAagcttgaatttcaaatatcatCAACCAAACTATGTTTCACTGTGATATTGAATTGGTCTGGTCTGATAAATGGAGCTTAGTAtttcaaaactaaaataaacAAGAGTAAACTAGTGATGAATCTCATAGCACTGCAGCAAATGAAATTCGGAGTTTTGttcttaaaatttgaaaatatcaaTCAAACTTTAAAAGTCTCCAGATATATTAAGCCAGCAATGAAAACTCTGCCTCTAAGAAATTATTAGCTACCATATATGAAGATATAGTCATTGGACAACGTTTTGGACACAATTTTTCCAAAAGATGGCCTTTTCAGGAAAACAACacaaaagaagaaaataaaaagatagCGTGCTGAATTCTTGCAATAGAGGAGCAAATAAACTCCCAACTAATAGGAAAATCAAAGAGAACAATCATCCACATGATAATTCTCGAACACAAATTGACCCCACAAATGAACAAATTCTCAACGCACCAAGCATCTTTGGGGAAAACCAAAATTCACGGTTCTAAAATTCGCTAGGCGCTAGTCAGGTGCCAAACTAGCGCTAGGCCGCCTAAGTGGGGACTAGGGGTTGCTAGGCGGATTCCACGGTAGCAAGAAACTTGTAATAGTTCTTAAACtaaatttttgctcaaactttgttAAAATCCAATTGACACCTGGTTCATTCCTCTGCTTAAGATGGATAAGAATAATTGACAAtgcaaaagatatcaaaataaagaaaaaaattacctTTAAGGTCTGGTTCGATTTTCTTATGTGTGCAGAAGTAAATAGACAAAGAATATGAGAGTGGCGTGTTAGGGCAAGTGCAAGCCAACAAATCGTGGTTTTAATTAGGCTTTCAATCCCAAAAAATTTAAAGCACGAGCCTATAATTCTTTCTTATGTCATGCTCTAGTTTAATTcggctttcaaaaattaaaagccCAAAAAAAATTTCCCAAAAAAATTTTAACCGCCTAGGCCCGCCTTGAACCGCTTAGGACCGCCTAGACCCGCCTAGGCGCCCTTGCCACGTAGGCTGGCCGCCTAGAACCTTTTCGGTGCGGTCAAGCGGCGCCTAACGCCTAGGCAGCCACCTAGCAAGAGTTTTAGAAACCTGCCAAAATTAAATCGGCTCCACAAGATTTTCTATGACATTATACAGTTTCCAAGAATATACAAGCAAATTCATCACACTTCCATGCAAACCTAAAGATCATTCCTATTCCAGGTCATCCAACATGCCATAGTTCTGCAGAACGCATATCACTATCAATTAAGACTTTACTATTCAACATCTAAAAGAAGACAAACCAATTGTTACGAGATAGAAATAgacaaaaaatattcaaatccAAACAACAAAAAATCTTTCAACATTTACTAAGAGAATTCCCATGGCCTCTGAAATAGAATATAAAACCTCAGGTAAGATAATCATTTACCGCCAATAGAAAATTGTGCAATTTATACAAACAAATTTACCAGGAAACAAAATACAGGTTTCACCGATTTAACGAACAAAAAAGTAAAGAAAACATAGGAATtaagtaaaaaataatacaaactGAGCTTACCTTATTTAAATCAATATTAGCAGGCCAAGTGTGGAGAAGCTTATAGAAATAATCAAACATCTCCACAGAAGACCCGAACGTTTTCATGCCCACACTGGCCGCAGCagcctcctcctcctccttctTCTGCTCTTCCACTTCCCCCTCTCCATCTGCTAAACTCTCTTCTCGTTCTTCTCCAGAACACTTATCAGATTCGGCTTTGATTCTCTTCTCTCCGTTTGGCTCAGCGGCCTCATCATCCCCCCTGGCGCGCTTCGAGACGCCATTTCCAGGCTCATCCGCTATTCCGGCTTGAGGCTCAATGTCACTGCTCAGAGGAGGCGCTGGAGCTGATTCGTCGGCCATGAGTGAGCTGAAGAGTGGCGGGCGAGATAAACCCCAACTTTAAAACCCTAAATTCGCAAGTGATCAATTGTTTAGCCCGACCCGGTAGTAGAATACACTCGGGAGTTAACGACTTTCGCACCTTAGTTCAAAGTTGTAGGTGGGCTAGAAAGCCCAGCCCAGACAATTTCCAACATTTCTAAGCCCATTTTGTTTTTAATTGAGATTATGTTCATGCTGAATTTTTCTGGTAATATAGAAAAaagtattaatattttattaaattctctgTTATGTAAGTGAGgttcaaatgttttataaaAGCTATTTGCATGCATATATTTTTAACTAATTATTCTCAAATCTTTAAGTTATTAATTAtgagtaaaaaaatatttattaattttttagaaTACATTAGAATAGATTTTTATGTAGTTTACAAAGAAAATTAATACACGTGAAATCGAAAGAGAGATTTTTTatacagaaaattattataccAG is drawn from Primulina eburnea isolate SZY01 chromosome 10, ASM2296580v1, whole genome shotgun sequence and contains these coding sequences:
- the LOC140803261 gene encoding uncharacterized protein; this translates as MADESAPAPPLSSDIEPQAGIADEPGNGVSKRARGDDEAAEPNGEKRIKAESDKCSGEEREESLADGEGEVEEQKKEEEEAAAASVGMKTFGSSVEMFDYFYKLLHTWPANIDLNKYEHIMVLELLKKGHMEAERKIGCGINGLQVRFHPQFKSRCFFLIRDDESVDDFSFRKCVDRILPLPENMQIKHDVNKALRGKGGGFGRGRGRGNRGRGRK